A portion of the Nitrospira defluvii genome contains these proteins:
- a CDS encoding ImmA/IrrE family metallo-endopeptidase, producing MRIPNKVVLPFGYHIMIRQVTDSEMDRQDANADGIWDNEAKVIYIRKRLPVTRRRYILAHELGHAWLDWQHRYLDDGKARS from the coding sequence GTGCGAATACCAAATAAAGTCGTCCTTCCATTTGGCTATCACATCATGATCCGCCAGGTGACCGACTCTGAGATGGACCGGCAGGATGCAAACGCGGATGGAATTTGGGACAACGAAGCCAAAGTCATCTATATCCGCAAACGACTTCCTGTCACGCGCCGACGATACATACTTGCCCATGAGCTCGGACATGCCTGGTTGGATTGGCAACACCGCTATCTCGATGACGGAAAAGCCCGTAGCTAG